From a single Streptomyces liliifuscus genomic region:
- the argS gene encoding arginine--tRNA ligase, with protein sequence MASVTSLTAHVHQRLADALTAAVPETAPADPLLRRSDRADFQANGILALAKKAKANPRDLATQVVDRVVKGDLIKDIEVSGPGFLNITITDRAITQNLAARATDPADRLGVPFTENPGTTVIDYAQPNVAKEMHVGHLRSAVIGDAVVQVLEFVGETVVRRHHIGDWGTQFGMLIQYLDEHPHELDHKSAEDGAVSGEEAMSNLNRLYKAARTHFDSDEEFKTRARRRVVDLQAGDPHTLATWQKFVDESKIYFFSVFEKLDMEVRDADIVGESGYNDMLDETCRLLEEAGVAVWSEGALCVFFDDVKGPDGNPVPLIVKKSDGGYGYAATDLSAIRNRVFDLKANNLIYVVDARQSLHFKMVFETARRAGWLNGDAKAEQLAFGTVLGKDGKPFKTREGETIRLVDLLDEAIDRATAVVREKAEKVGLTEDEIVENGRYVGIGAVKYADLSTSAVRDYKFDLDQMVSLNGDTSVYLQYAYARIRSILRKAGDARPLAHPELELAPAERALGLHLDQFGELLLDVASGYEPHKLASYLYQLASHLTTFYDQCQVLSDANPKEVVENRLFLVDLTARTLHQGMALLGIRTPDRL encoded by the coding sequence ATGGCCTCGGTCACGTCCCTCACCGCCCACGTCCACCAGCGCCTGGCGGACGCGCTCACGGCAGCCGTGCCGGAGACCGCGCCCGCGGACCCGCTGCTGCGACGCAGCGACAGGGCGGACTTCCAGGCCAACGGAATCCTCGCCCTGGCGAAGAAGGCGAAGGCCAACCCCAGGGACCTGGCGACGCAGGTCGTCGACCGGGTGGTCAAGGGTGACCTGATCAAGGACATCGAGGTCTCGGGCCCCGGCTTCCTGAACATCACGATCACGGACCGGGCGATCACGCAGAACCTCGCGGCCCGCGCCACGGACCCGGCGGACCGCCTCGGCGTCCCGTTCACGGAGAACCCGGGCACGACGGTCATCGACTACGCCCAGCCGAACGTGGCGAAGGAGATGCACGTAGGCCATCTCCGCTCCGCGGTGATCGGCGACGCGGTCGTCCAGGTCCTGGAGTTCGTCGGCGAGACCGTCGTCAGGCGGCACCACATCGGCGACTGGGGCACGCAGTTCGGCATGCTCATCCAGTATCTGGACGAGCACCCGCACGAGCTGGACCACAAGTCCGCCGAGGACGGCGCGGTGTCGGGCGAGGAGGCGATGTCGAACCTCAACCGCCTCTACAAGGCCGCGCGCACGCACTTCGACTCCGACGAGGAGTTCAAGACGCGGGCCCGGCGCAGGGTGGTCGACCTCCAGGCGGGCGACCCGCACACGCTGGCCACGTGGCAGAAGTTCGTGGACGAGTCGAAGATCTACTTCTTCTCGGTCTTCGAGAAGCTCGACATGGAGGTCCGGGACGCGGACATCGTCGGCGAGTCGGGCTACAACGACATGCTGGACGAGACGTGCCGCCTTCTCGAAGAGGCCGGCGTCGCGGTGTGGTCCGAGGGCGCCCTGTGCGTGTTCTTCGACGACGTCAAGGGCCCGGACGGCAACCCGGTCCCGCTGATCGTGAAGAAGTCGGACGGCGGCTACGGCTACGCGGCCACCGACCTCTCCGCGATCAGGAACCGCGTCTTCGACCTGAAGGCGAACAACCTGATCTACGTGGTCGACGCCCGCCAGTCCCTGCACTTCAAGATGGTCTTCGAGACGGCACGCAGGGCGGGCTGGCTGAACGGCGACGCGAAGGCGGAGCAGCTGGCCTTCGGCACGGTGCTCGGCAAGGACGGCAAGCCGTTCAAGACCCGTGAGGGCGAGACGATCCGGCTGGTCGACCTGCTCGACGAGGCGATCGACCGCGCCACGGCGGTGGTCCGCGAGAAGGCCGAGAAGGTCGGCCTGACCGAGGACGAGATCGTCGAGAACGGCCGGTACGTCGGGATCGGCGCCGTGAAGTACGCGGACCTGTCCACGTCGGCCGTCCGGGACTACAAGTTCGACCTGGACCAGATGGTGTCGCTGAACGGCGACACGAGCGTGTACCTCCAGTACGCGTACGCCCGTATCCGGTCGATCCTCCGCAAGGCCGGGGACGCGCGTCCGCTGGCCCACCCGGAGCTCGAACTGGCCCCGGCGGAGCGCGCGCTGGGTCTGCACCTGGACCAGTTCGGCGAGCTGCTCCTGGACGTGGCGTCGGGCTACGAGCCGCACAAGCTGGCCTCGTACCTGTACCAGCTGGCGTCGCACCTGACGACGTTCTACGACCAGTGCCAGGTGCTGAGCGACGCGAACCCGAAGGAGGTCGTCGAGAACAGGCTGTTCCTGGTCGACCTGACGGCCCGCACGCTCCACCAGGGCATGGCCCTGCTCGGCATCAGGACGCCCGACCGCCTCTGA
- the lysS gene encoding lysine--tRNA ligase, with protein sequence MPIVAQSTETTDWVSRYADEVIEESERRAPGKPVVVASGLSPSGPIHLGNLREVMTPHLVADEIRRRGHEVRHLISWDDYDRYRKVPNGVVGVDDSWGEHIGRPLTAVPAPKGSPHASWAEHFKAAMVEALGELGVEFDGISQTEQYTSGTYREQILHAMKHRGDIDAILDQYRTKKAPAKKQSQKPVDEAELEAAEGSGAAADDDGTGSAGYFPYKPYCGDCGKDLTTVTAYDDDTTELTYTCTACDFSETVRLSEFNRGKLVWKVDWPMRWAYEGVVFEPSGVDHSSPGSSFQVGGQIVGSIFGGKQPIGPMYAFVGISGMAKMSSSKGGVPTPGDALKIMEPQILRWLYARRRPNQSFKIAFDQEIQRLYDEWDKLEGKVADGSALPADVAAHSRAVGTAAGELLKTPRPMPYRTLASVADITAGAEDQTLRILSELDPADPLSSLDEVRPRLDRAEAWINTQVPADQRTVVRKEADTELIKSLDDQGRASLRLLLDGLDSHWSLDGLTHLVYGVPKVQAGFSADATPKELPPEIKVAQRTFFALLYHLLVGRDTGPRLPTLLLAVGQERVRKLLGE encoded by the coding sequence GTGCCGATCGTGGCTCAGAGCACCGAGACCACCGACTGGGTCTCCCGTTACGCGGATGAGGTCATCGAGGAGTCGGAGCGTCGGGCCCCGGGCAAACCGGTCGTCGTCGCGTCCGGACTGTCCCCGTCCGGGCCCATCCACCTCGGGAATCTCAGGGAGGTCATGACCCCGCACCTCGTCGCCGACGAGATCCGCCGCCGGGGACACGAGGTCAGGCACCTCATCTCCTGGGACGACTACGACCGCTACCGCAAGGTGCCGAACGGCGTCGTGGGTGTCGATGACTCCTGGGGCGAGCACATCGGCAGGCCCCTCACCGCCGTACCCGCCCCGAAGGGCTCCCCGCACGCGAGCTGGGCCGAGCACTTCAAGGCCGCCATGGTCGAGGCACTCGGCGAGCTGGGCGTCGAGTTCGACGGCATCAGCCAGACCGAGCAGTACACCTCCGGCACGTATCGCGAGCAGATCCTGCACGCGATGAAGCACCGGGGGGACATCGACGCGATCCTTGATCAGTACCGCACCAAGAAGGCCCCGGCCAAGAAGCAGTCGCAGAAGCCCGTCGACGAGGCGGAGCTCGAAGCCGCCGAGGGCTCGGGCGCGGCGGCCGACGACGACGGCACCGGCTCCGCCGGGTACTTCCCGTACAAGCCCTACTGCGGCGACTGCGGCAAGGACCTCACCACCGTCACGGCCTACGACGACGACACCACCGAGCTGACGTACACCTGCACCGCGTGCGACTTCTCCGAGACCGTGCGGCTCAGTGAGTTCAATCGCGGCAAGCTGGTCTGGAAGGTCGACTGGCCGATGCGCTGGGCGTACGAGGGCGTCGTCTTCGAGCCCTCCGGCGTCGACCACTCCTCGCCCGGGTCCAGCTTCCAGGTCGGCGGACAGATCGTCGGGAGCATCTTCGGCGGCAAGCAGCCCATCGGTCCGATGTACGCCTTCGTGGGCATCTCCGGCATGGCGAAGATGTCCTCCTCCAAGGGAGGCGTGCCCACCCCCGGTGACGCGCTGAAGATCATGGAGCCGCAGATCCTCCGCTGGCTCTACGCCCGCCGCCGCCCCAACCAGTCCTTCAAGATCGCCTTCGACCAGGAGATCCAGCGGCTGTACGACGAGTGGGACAAGCTGGAGGGCAAGGTCGCGGACGGCTCCGCCCTGCCGGCCGACGTCGCCGCGCACTCGCGTGCTGTCGGCACCGCCGCCGGTGAGCTTCTCAAGACACCCCGCCCGATGCCCTACCGCACGCTCGCCTCCGTCGCCGACATCACCGCCGGCGCCGAGGACCAGACCCTGCGCATCCTCAGCGAACTCGACCCCGCCGACCCGCTCTCGTCCCTCGACGAGGTCCGGCCGCGGCTCGACAGGGCCGAGGCCTGGATCAACACCCAGGTCCCCGCCGACCAGCGCACGGTCGTCCGCAAGGAGGCCGACACCGAGCTCATCAAGTCCCTCGACGACCAGGGCCGCGCCTCGCTGCGGCTCCTCCTCGACGGCCTCGACTCGCACTGGTCGCTCGACGGACTCACCCACCTCGTGTACGGAGTCCCCAAGGTCCAGGCCGGCTTCTCCGCCGACGCCACGCCCAAGGAACTCCCGCCCGAGATCAAGGTCGCCCAGCGCACCTTCTTCGCCCTGCTCTACCACCTGCTGGTCGGCCGCGACACCGGCCCCCGCCTGCCCACCCTGCTCCTCGCGGTGGGCCAGGAGCGGGTGCGCAAGCTGCTCGGCGAGTAG
- a CDS encoding DUF2637 domain-containing protein, protein MQLTKTHRILIGVVVFGAVVIAGIGFAGSYAAVRELALQKGFGKFSYVFPIGIDAGICVLLALDLLLTWIRIPFPLLRQTAWLLTAATIAFNGAAAWPDPLGVGMHGVIPILFVVSVEAARHAIGRIADITADKHMEGVRLTRWLLSPLPTFLLWRRMKLWELRSYEQVIKLEQERLVYQARLRSRFGRAWRRKAPVESLMPLRLARYGVPLAETAPSGLAAAGIEPALLPPAPRQQTELERVEAPQAAVPHQVGPGAPRDDQRRQELDADGYPVQEQQGQQAQQGRQDQQPEYLEEEPESSPWFAPPQQEIVYEGGYDPSYAPDQMWAQYEAQQAQYEAEQRQAYQNGQGQLLQEYEEREPSPEDTGTFPIPSGPNRTRQLGEGGGIPAPEPDEESFYQVFKQSINGSYPTPREFGDNVEAEFRVTLPEPEAKRLVTRFTNRHTMELEEDHIA, encoded by the coding sequence ATGCAGCTCACGAAGACGCACCGGATTCTCATCGGGGTGGTCGTCTTCGGAGCCGTCGTCATCGCCGGAATCGGCTTCGCCGGTTCGTACGCCGCGGTGCGCGAACTCGCCCTCCAGAAGGGCTTCGGGAAGTTCAGTTACGTCTTCCCGATCGGTATCGACGCGGGAATATGTGTCCTGCTCGCGCTCGATCTGCTCCTGACCTGGATCAGGATCCCGTTCCCGCTGCTGCGCCAGACGGCGTGGCTGCTGACGGCGGCGACGATCGCGTTCAACGGCGCGGCCGCGTGGCCGGACCCGCTCGGTGTCGGGATGCACGGTGTCATCCCGATCCTGTTCGTGGTCTCCGTGGAGGCGGCGCGGCACGCGATCGGCCGGATCGCGGACATCACGGCCGACAAGCACATGGAGGGCGTGCGCCTCACCCGCTGGCTGCTGTCCCCGCTCCCCACGTTCCTGCTCTGGCGCCGGATGAAGCTGTGGGAGCTGCGCTCCTACGAGCAGGTCATCAAGCTGGAGCAGGAGCGTCTCGTCTACCAGGCCCGGCTGCGTTCGCGCTTCGGCCGCGCGTGGCGTCGCAAGGCGCCGGTCGAGTCCCTGATGCCGCTGCGGCTGGCGCGCTACGGCGTGCCCCTGGCGGAGACGGCCCCCTCGGGTCTGGCCGCGGCGGGCATCGAGCCTGCGCTGCTGCCTCCGGCGCCCCGGCAGCAGACGGAGCTGGAGCGCGTCGAGGCACCGCAGGCCGCCGTACCGCACCAGGTGGGTCCGGGAGCGCCCCGGGACGACCAGCGCCGCCAGGAGCTGGACGCCGACGGCTACCCCGTTCAGGAGCAGCAGGGGCAGCAGGCGCAGCAGGGTCGGCAGGACCAGCAGCCGGAGTACCTGGAGGAGGAGCCGGAGTCGAGCCCGTGGTTCGCTCCCCCGCAGCAGGAGATCGTCTACGAGGGCGGCTACGACCCCTCGTACGCCCCGGACCAGATGTGGGCCCAGTACGAGGCTCAGCAGGCCCAGTACGAGGCCGAGCAGCGTCAGGCGTACCAGAACGGGCAGGGGCAGCTGCTTCAGGAGTACGAGGAGCGTGAGCCCTCTCCCGAGGACACCGGCACCTTCCCCATCCCGTCGGGCCCGAACCGCACCCGCCAGCTCGGCGAGGGCGGCGGAATCCCGGCCCCGGAGCCGGACGAGGAGTCGTTCTACCAGGTCTTCAAGCAGTCGATAAACGGCAGCTACCCGACCCCGCGCGAGTTCGGCGACAACGTCGAGGCGGAGTTCCGCGTGACCCTCCCGGAGCCGGAGGCCAAGCGCCTGGTCACACGCTTCACCAACCGCCACACGATGGAGCTGGAAGAGGACCACATCGCATAG
- a CDS encoding DUF3558 family protein, with translation MHRPAQRQRQRLTRILVGAAAVPMMLVASGCSSDSGGGSGDDAKKDSGASASSSATEAGSVVKEAAYAKLPEPCKVFSSKTLEEMVPKGAKSSKEGKSGDTETRGSCSWNSLDNNGVDGSQFRWLNVSLLRFESDATRGTGEKLASEYFAKHAEDARSVEGAKDTKSQPLTGMGNEATLVTYDLKKKEGTFKQQTVVTRVENVVVTLDYNGAGLAGDKAPKVADLTKAAEKAAKEAVEAVRTANGAGGGSAAGGSTAPSKSPSPSKSASKSAGQGSDLGEDSGTSKSPSKSSTKKD, from the coding sequence ATGCACCGACCCGCACAGCGCCAGCGTCAGCGACTCACCCGCATCCTTGTCGGCGCGGCCGCCGTCCCGATGATGCTCGTCGCCTCCGGCTGCTCCTCGGACTCCGGCGGCGGCTCCGGCGACGACGCGAAGAAGGACTCCGGCGCCTCGGCGTCGTCCTCCGCGACGGAGGCGGGCTCGGTGGTGAAGGAGGCCGCGTACGCGAAGCTTCCCGAGCCCTGCAAGGTGTTCTCGTCGAAGACGTTGGAGGAAATGGTCCCGAAGGGTGCCAAGTCCAGCAAGGAGGGCAAGTCGGGCGACACGGAGACGCGCGGCAGCTGCTCCTGGAACAGCCTGGACAACAACGGCGTGGACGGTTCGCAGTTCCGCTGGCTGAACGTGTCCCTGCTGCGTTTCGAGTCGGACGCGACCCGCGGTACGGGCGAGAAGCTGGCCTCGGAGTACTTCGCCAAGCACGCCGAGGACGCGCGCTCGGTCGAGGGCGCGAAGGACACCAAGTCGCAGCCGCTGACGGGCATGGGCAACGAGGCGACGCTGGTGACGTACGACCTGAAGAAGAAGGAAGGCACCTTCAAGCAGCAGACGGTCGTGACGCGGGTCGAGAACGTCGTCGTGACGCTCGACTACAACGGCGCGGGTCTGGCGGGCGACAAGGCCCCGAAGGTGGCCGATCTGACGAAGGCGGCGGAGAAGGCCGCCAAGGAGGCCGTGGAGGCGGTCCGGACGGCGAACGGGGCCGGCGGCGGCTCCGCGGCCGGCGGCAGCACGGCGCCCAGCAAGAGCCCCAGCCCGAGCAAGAGCGCGAGCAAGAGCGCGGGCCAGGGCTCGGACCTCGGCGAGGACTCGGGTACGAGCAAGAGCCCGAGCAAGTCGTCCACGAAGAAGGACTGA
- a CDS encoding DUF3558 domain-containing protein: protein MQRKAYVPGVAALLAVLLAGCTGGSGDDNGTTDPKPGESATTPTAAQPGKYRTLPEPCAAVSHGTLDSLLPGIKQVTDEEQREKTYEGTATQTYDTDRKVGCRWKAQSTGATDHLLVDFERVVSYDNAVSDDDRATEIYLKRETSADLPEPVASSESPESSEASESSSSSDSSESPESSGSSADESGSPSDDSGSGPSSSASDAESGSATPSDGSTPSALQPRTLDDLGDEAFLDDALSSTRQRTVTVVFRTSNVVVTIQYDEQPATTTDVPSSKDMQDRARKLAGQLADAFND from the coding sequence GTGCAGCGGAAGGCGTACGTACCCGGCGTCGCCGCGCTCCTCGCGGTGCTGCTGGCCGGCTGCACCGGTGGATCGGGCGACGACAACGGCACGACCGACCCGAAGCCGGGCGAATCGGCCACGACACCGACCGCGGCGCAGCCCGGCAAGTACCGCACGCTCCCCGAACCGTGCGCCGCCGTCTCGCACGGCACGCTGGACTCGCTGCTGCCCGGCATCAAGCAGGTCACGGACGAGGAGCAGCGCGAGAAGACGTACGAGGGCACGGCGACGCAGACGTACGACACGGACCGCAAGGTCGGCTGCCGTTGGAAGGCTCAGTCGACCGGGGCGACGGATCATCTGCTGGTGGACTTCGAGCGCGTGGTCTCGTACGACAACGCGGTCAGCGACGACGACCGCGCGACGGAGATCTATCTGAAGCGGGAGACCTCGGCCGATCTTCCGGAGCCGGTCGCCTCGTCGGAGTCGCCCGAGTCGTCAGAGGCATCGGAGTCGTCGAGCTCATCGGATTCGTCCGAGTCGCCCGAATCATCCGGCTCGTCCGCCGATGAGAGCGGATCCCCCTCGGACGACTCCGGTTCCGGTCCGAGCTCCAGCGCGTCGGACGCGGAGAGCGGTTCCGCCACGCCCTCCGACGGCTCCACCCCCTCCGCCCTCCAGCCCCGCACGCTCGACGACCTGGGCGACGAGGCGTTCCTGGACGACGCGCTGAGCAGCACCCGGCAGCGCACGGTGACTGTGGTGTTCCGCACGTCCAACGTGGTCGTGACGATCCAGTACGACGAGCAGCCGGCGACCACGACCGACGTCCCGAGCAGCAAGGACATGCAGGACAGAGCGCGGAAACTGGCGGGTCAGCTCGCCGACGCGTTCAACGACTAG
- a CDS encoding RtcB family protein codes for MSYVEVPGAKVPIRMWADPASVEDVAMQQLRNVSTLPWIKGLAVMPDVHFGKGATVGSVIAMQGAVCPAAVGVDIGCGMSAVRTSLTANDLPGDLSRLRSKVEQAIPVGRGMHDSPIEPGRFHGLATSGWDDFWGRFDGVAEAVKFRQGRATKQMGTLGSGNHFVEVCTDTTGSVWLMLHSGSRNIGKELAEHHIGIAQKLPHNQGLVDRDLAVFIADTPQMGAYRNDLFWAQEYAKYNRTLMMALLKDVVRKEFKKAKPTFEPEISAHHNYVAEERYEGMDLLVTRKGAIRAGSGEYGIIPGSMGTGSYIVKGLGNEKAFNSASHGAGRRMSRNAAKRRFSTKDLEEQTQGVECRKDSGVVDEIPSAYKPIEQVIDQQRDLVEVVAKLKQVVCVKG; via the coding sequence ATGTCGTACGTGGAAGTGCCGGGCGCGAAGGTTCCGATCCGTATGTGGGCGGACCCGGCGTCGGTCGAGGACGTCGCGATGCAGCAGCTCCGCAACGTCTCGACGCTGCCTTGGATCAAGGGCCTCGCCGTCATGCCGGACGTCCATTTCGGCAAGGGCGCGACGGTCGGTTCCGTGATCGCCATGCAGGGTGCTGTGTGTCCCGCGGCGGTCGGGGTCGACATCGGCTGCGGGATGTCCGCGGTCAGGACGTCCCTGACGGCCAACGACCTGCCGGGTGACCTTTCCCGGCTGCGCTCGAAGGTCGAGCAGGCCATTCCTGTGGGGCGGGGGATGCACGACAGCCCGATCGAGCCCGGACGATTCCACGGGCTGGCCACTTCGGGCTGGGACGACTTCTGGGGGCGCTTCGACGGTGTGGCCGAAGCGGTCAAGTTCCGTCAGGGGCGGGCGACAAAGCAGATGGGGACGCTTGGATCCGGAAATCACTTTGTGGAAGTGTGCACGGATACGACCGGTTCTGTTTGGCTGATGCTGCACTCCGGTTCGCGGAACATCGGCAAGGAACTGGCCGAGCACCACATAGGAATTGCGCAGAAGCTCCCGCACAACCAGGGTCTGGTCGATCGCGACCTCGCCGTATTCATCGCGGACACCCCGCAGATGGGGGCGTACCGCAACGACTTGTTCTGGGCGCAGGAGTACGCGAAGTACAACCGCACGCTCATGATGGCGCTCCTGAAGGACGTGGTCCGCAAGGAGTTCAAGAAGGCGAAGCCGACCTTCGAGCCGGAGATCAGCGCGCACCACAACTACGTGGCCGAGGAGCGGTACGAGGGCATGGACCTGCTGGTCACCCGCAAGGGCGCGATCCGCGCGGGCTCCGGCGAGTACGGGATCATCCCGGGCTCGATGGGCACGGGTTCGTACATCGTGAAGGGCCTCGGCAACGAGAAGGCCTTCAACTCGGCCTCGCACGGGGCGGGCCGGCGCATGAGCCGTAACGCCGCCAAGCGTCGCTTCTCGACAAAGGATCTGGAGGAGCAGACGCAGGGTGTGGAGTGCCGCAAGGACTCCGGCGTCGTGGACGAGATCCCGAGCGCGTACAAGCCGATCGAGCAGGTCATCGACCAGCAGCGAGACCTCGTAGAGGTCGTGGCAAAGCTGAAGCAGGTCGTGTGCGTGAAGGGCTGA
- a CDS encoding SDR family NAD(P)-dependent oxidoreductase, with translation MTAAASAAPSAASRIAVVTGASSGIGAATARQLAAAGYRVVLTARRKDRIEALAEEIDAAGGQATAYALDITDRAAVDEFATAFRTIGVLVNNAGGALGADPVASGDPAEWRQMYETNVIGTLNITQALLPALTASGDGTVVVVSSTAGHGTYEGGAGYVAAKHGEHVLAETLRLEIVGTPVRVIEIAPGMVKTDEFALTRFGGDTDKASKVYAGVAEPLTADDVADTITWTVTRPSHVNIDLLVVRPRAQASNTKVHREL, from the coding sequence ATGACCGCCGCCGCATCCGCCGCGCCCTCCGCCGCCTCCCGCATCGCCGTCGTCACGGGCGCGAGCAGCGGAATCGGCGCCGCGACGGCCAGGCAGCTGGCGGCCGCGGGCTACCGCGTCGTCCTCACGGCCCGCCGCAAGGACCGTATCGAGGCGCTCGCGGAGGAGATCGACGCGGCGGGCGGCCAGGCGACGGCGTACGCGCTGGACATCACGGACCGCGCGGCCGTCGACGAGTTCGCCACCGCCTTCAGGACGATCGGGGTCCTCGTCAACAACGCGGGCGGCGCGCTCGGGGCGGACCCGGTCGCGTCCGGCGACCCGGCCGAATGGCGCCAGATGTACGAGACGAACGTCATCGGCACCCTGAACATCACTCAGGCCCTCCTCCCCGCCCTGACCGCGAGCGGCGACGGCACGGTGGTCGTCGTCTCCTCGACCGCCGGACACGGCACGTACGAGGGCGGCGCGGGCTATGTGGCCGCCAAGCACGGCGAGCACGTCCTGGCCGAGACCCTCCGCCTGGAGATCGTCGGCACCCCGGTCCGCGTCATCGAGATCGCCCCCGGCATGGTCAAGACGGACGAGTTCGCCCTGACCCGCTTCGGCGGCGACACGGACAAGGCCTCGAAGGTCTACGCCGGAGTGGCGGAGCCCCTGACCGCCGACGACGTCGCCGACACCATCACGTGGACGGTCACCCGCCCCTCCCACGTCAACATCGACCTCCTGGTCGTCCGCCCCCGCGCCCAGGCCTCCAACACAAAGGTCCACAGGGAGCTGTAG
- a CDS encoding ester cyclase, whose product MGQARDVMDRLTEALTTNQDLKVIAELYAADAVAFTPDEGEIHGRDNIVEYWRHMTEAVPEATFETVYSYEIGDTAVDEGFFSGRNTGPLVLPSGESLPATQKEIRVRGVDFATVDADGRIASYRLYFDQMDFLGQLGLLPEELPA is encoded by the coding sequence ATGGGACAGGCACGTGACGTCATGGACCGGCTCACGGAGGCACTGACCACGAACCAGGATCTCAAGGTCATCGCCGAGCTCTACGCGGCGGACGCGGTCGCCTTCACGCCCGACGAGGGAGAGATCCACGGGCGCGACAACATCGTCGAGTACTGGCGGCACATGACCGAGGCGGTCCCGGAGGCGACGTTCGAGACGGTGTACTCGTACGAGATCGGCGACACCGCCGTCGACGAGGGGTTCTTCAGCGGTAGGAACACGGGGCCGCTGGTGCTGCCCTCCGGGGAGTCGCTGCCGGCCACGCAGAAGGAGATCAGGGTCCGCGGAGTCGACTTCGCGACCGTCGACGCGGACGGCCGGATCGCCAGCTACCGGCTCTACTTCGACCAGATGGACTTCCTCGGACAGCTGGGGCTGCTGCCCGAAGAACTGCCGGCCTGA
- a CDS encoding helix-turn-helix domain-containing protein produces the protein MAAPRRDTNRDADRDRDTERDTRGIVDPAEFLARVDFRRPEPAEPLRRHVEHYWLIDWDLSEPYVSHVVPHPAVHIVFQQFEGQDPFVEFAGIQLGLFTQKLEGRGRVCGIKFRPGAFHPFAPRHPVSDWTGRRLPLTEVLPAARNNLDSVLTPPDETDRVAALDTFLLGLAPAPDPRADRATALVELIRTDRTIRRVADFAHAQGMTVRAMQRLFSTYVGVGPKWIILRYRIHEALEHAESTPSTDWATLAADLGYADQAHLIRDFTTTVGVPPTAYAQSNH, from the coding sequence ATGGCCGCCCCACGCCGTGACACAAACCGTGACGCCGACCGCGACCGCGACACCGAGCGCGACACCAGAGGCATCGTCGACCCCGCGGAGTTCCTCGCGCGTGTGGACTTCCGGCGCCCCGAGCCCGCCGAGCCCCTCCGTCGTCACGTGGAGCACTACTGGCTGATCGACTGGGACCTGTCCGAGCCGTACGTCTCCCATGTGGTCCCGCACCCCGCGGTCCACATCGTCTTCCAGCAGTTCGAGGGCCAGGACCCCTTCGTCGAGTTCGCGGGCATCCAGCTCGGGCTCTTCACACAGAAGCTGGAGGGGCGGGGCCGGGTGTGCGGCATCAAGTTCCGGCCCGGCGCCTTCCACCCCTTTGCACCGCGGCACCCGGTGTCCGACTGGACGGGCAGACGCCTGCCCCTGACGGAGGTACTCCCCGCCGCCCGAAACAACCTCGACTCCGTGCTCACCCCGCCCGACGAGACGGACCGAGTGGCCGCGCTCGACACGTTCCTGCTCGGCCTGGCCCCGGCCCCCGATCCCCGCGCCGACCGGGCGACGGCCCTGGTCGAGCTGATCCGCACCGACCGCACGATCCGCCGCGTCGCCGACTTCGCCCACGCCCAGGGCATGACGGTACGAGCGATGCAGCGCCTCTTCTCCACCTACGTCGGCGTGGGTCCCAAGTGGATCATCCTCCGCTACCGCATCCACGAGGCCCTGGAGCACGCCGAGTCCACCCCGTCCACCGACTGGGCCACCCTCGCGGCAGACCTCGGCTACGCGGACCAGGCCCACCTGATCCGGGACTTCACAACAACAGTGGGCGTACCCCCAACGGCATACGCCCAGAGCAACCACTGA